In the genome of Nymphaea colorata isolate Beijing-Zhang1983 chromosome 9, ASM883128v2, whole genome shotgun sequence, one region contains:
- the LOC116261455 gene encoding uncharacterized protein LOC116261455 isoform X1 — MHRALLFRHFRGRTLGALDGVAHGRTAISRQIEPAAYIASSVSSSKQFSTASRHNVSASTSPPEKPPSSGSGALILGSAAVAAVFLAAHQAGYIELPGKSKVHKSPDLAIPGTTNQKPEDVENGVENLLIPERGEDTDLVSHEKRENVAVQGTDEEPEVTEAVITSTNHTHGSSYEGESQQKEGTSIQFSESLPDTWKQTSSEDDLLLKNKVPAQSPSQEGTSDIFKHENEASQEDLNVEVEHEAKENSQVHESVLQSEEPVLPQGREDESTHRSLEDSLSDDYLLQDESSKLPFPGNHNQEVEVPLHDPNKDASKDEKLVVDLIEAIHAAERKQAESDANIFSEEKRLLEEKYKRELKDAWARELMYAEEAASLNKELNKERVKSSASIKLLEEKAEEKLKVELQRKEEEAELELKKAKELAKAEIAAAIASEKSSQLEKLAEANLHINALCMAFYARSEEARQSHSVHKLVLGILALEDALAKGLPIGKEISSLQTSVDGIDRDSFLDLVLSSLPDETLKLGTYTHLQLNQKFEASKRTLQHLALIPAGGGGLLAHSLAFVASFLKVREDTESGKGIESVISQVERFLAEGRLAEAAEALELGVSGSQAEGLASEWVKLARNRAITEQALSLLQSYATAVSST; from the exons ATGCATCGAGCTCTGCTTTTCCGCCATTTCAGGGGAAGAACTCTCGGGGCTTTGGATGGCGTTGCCCATGGAAGAACCGCCATCAGTCGCCAAATCGAACCAGCGGCTTAT ATAGCTTCATCAGTCTCTTCAAGCAAGCAATTTTCAACAGCATCTCGACATAACGTATCTGCAAGCACTTCTCCACCTGAGAAGCCTCCGAGCTCAGGAAGCGGAGCATTAATTCTTGGTagtgctgctgttgctgctgttTTTTTAGCAGCTCATCAAGCTGGCTATATAGAATTACCTGGTAAAAGTAAAGTTCATAAGTCACCTGACTTAGCCATTCCTGGCACTACAAACCAAAAACCTGAAGATGTGGAAAATGGGGTAGAAAACCTACTCATACCAGAGCGTGGTGAGGACACAGATTTGGTTTCTCATGAGAAACGGGAGAATGTTGCAGTCCAAGGTACTGATGAAGAGCCTGAAGTTACTGAGGCAGTCATCACAAGTACAAATCATACGCATGGGAGCAGTTACGAAGGTGAAAGTCAACAAAAAGAAGGCACAAGCATTCAATTTTCAGAAAGCTTGCCTGATACATGGAAACAAACTTCTTCTGAAGATGATCTATTGCTGAAAAATAAGGTTCCTGCACAGAGCCCATCTCAAGAAGGCACCTCTGATATCTTTAAGCATGAAAATGAAGCCAGTCAAGAAGACCTTAATGTTGAAGTTGAACATGAAGCCAAAGAGAATTCTCAGGTGCATGAAAGTGTGCTTCAATCCGAAGAGCCAGTTTTGCCCCaa GGTAGAGAAGACGAATCAACTCACAGAAGTCTGGAAGATTCTCTTTCTGATGACTACCTTCTTCAGGATGAGAGCTCTAAGCTCCCCTTTCCAGGGAACCATAACCAGGAG GTGGAAGTTCCTCTACACGATCCCAATAAAGATGCTTCTAAAGATGAAAAGCTAGTAGTAGACTTGATAGAAGCCATTCATGCTGCTGAAAGAAAGCAAGCTGAATCAGATGCTAACatattttctgaagaaaagCGACTGTTGGAG GAGAAGTATAAAAGAGAACTAAAGGATGCTTGGGCAAGGGAACTTATGTATGCTGAAGAGGCTGCAAGCTTAAATAAG GAGCTGAACAAAGAAAGGGTAAAGTCATCTGCTTCAATCAAGTTGCTTGAGGAGAAGGCAGAGGAGAAGCTAAAGGTTGAATTACAGCGAAAG gaagaagaagcagaattGGAGTTGAAAAAAGCGAAGGAGCTTGCAAAAGCAGAAATAGCAGCAGCAATTGCAAGTGAGAAGTCATCCCAGCTAGAGAAACTGGCTGAGGCCAATCTTCAT ATTAATGCTTTATGCATGGCATTTTATGCCCGATCAGAAGAGGCACGCCAAAGTCACTCTGTTCACAAGCTTGTCTTG GGAATTCTTGCTTTAGAAGATGCGTTAGCAAAAGGCCTTCCAATTGGGAAAGAGATATCTTCTCTGCAGACTTCTGTAGATGGCATTGACAGAGACTCGTTTCTAGATCTGGTGCTTTCATCGCTTCCAGATGAGACATTGAAGCTTGGTACATATACACACTTGCAACTAAATCAAAAG TTTGAAGCATCGAAAAGAACACTGCAGCATCTTGCACTTATACcagctggtggtggtggtttgCTAGCACATTCCTTAGCTTTTGTCGCATCTTTTCTTAAG GTGAGAGAAGATACTGAATCAGGAAAAGGTATTGAATCTGTAATTAGTCAAGTGGAGAGATTTTTAGCAGAAGGGAGACTTGCTGAAGCAGCGGAGGCATTGGAGCTTGGTGTGTCTGGTAGCCAGGCAGAGGGGCTTGCATCTGAGTGGGTAAAGTTGGCAAGAAACAGGGCAATAACAGAGCAAGCACTTTCATTGCTCCAATCATATGCTACCGCTGTCAGTTCTACTTAA
- the LOC116261455 gene encoding uncharacterized protein LOC116261455 isoform X2 — MHRALLFRHFRGRTLGALDGVAHGRTAISRQIEPAAYIASSVSSSKQFSTASRHNVSASTSPPEKPPSSGSGALILGSAAVAAVFLAAHQAGYIELPGKSKVHKSPDLAIPGTTNQKPEDVENGVENLLIPERGEDTDLVSHEKRENVAVQGTDEEPEVTEAVITSTNHTHGSSYEGESQQKEGTSIQFSESLPDTWKQTSSEDDLLLKNKVPAQSPSQEGTSDIFKHENEASQEDLNVEVEHEAKENSQGREDESTHRSLEDSLSDDYLLQDESSKLPFPGNHNQEVEVPLHDPNKDASKDEKLVVDLIEAIHAAERKQAESDANIFSEEKRLLEEKYKRELKDAWARELMYAEEAASLNKELNKERVKSSASIKLLEEKAEEKLKVELQRKEEEAELELKKAKELAKAEIAAAIASEKSSQLEKLAEANLHINALCMAFYARSEEARQSHSVHKLVLGILALEDALAKGLPIGKEISSLQTSVDGIDRDSFLDLVLSSLPDETLKLGTYTHLQLNQKFEASKRTLQHLALIPAGGGGLLAHSLAFVASFLKVREDTESGKGIESVISQVERFLAEGRLAEAAEALELGVSGSQAEGLASEWVKLARNRAITEQALSLLQSYATAVSST; from the exons ATGCATCGAGCTCTGCTTTTCCGCCATTTCAGGGGAAGAACTCTCGGGGCTTTGGATGGCGTTGCCCATGGAAGAACCGCCATCAGTCGCCAAATCGAACCAGCGGCTTAT ATAGCTTCATCAGTCTCTTCAAGCAAGCAATTTTCAACAGCATCTCGACATAACGTATCTGCAAGCACTTCTCCACCTGAGAAGCCTCCGAGCTCAGGAAGCGGAGCATTAATTCTTGGTagtgctgctgttgctgctgttTTTTTAGCAGCTCATCAAGCTGGCTATATAGAATTACCTGGTAAAAGTAAAGTTCATAAGTCACCTGACTTAGCCATTCCTGGCACTACAAACCAAAAACCTGAAGATGTGGAAAATGGGGTAGAAAACCTACTCATACCAGAGCGTGGTGAGGACACAGATTTGGTTTCTCATGAGAAACGGGAGAATGTTGCAGTCCAAGGTACTGATGAAGAGCCTGAAGTTACTGAGGCAGTCATCACAAGTACAAATCATACGCATGGGAGCAGTTACGAAGGTGAAAGTCAACAAAAAGAAGGCACAAGCATTCAATTTTCAGAAAGCTTGCCTGATACATGGAAACAAACTTCTTCTGAAGATGATCTATTGCTGAAAAATAAGGTTCCTGCACAGAGCCCATCTCAAGAAGGCACCTCTGATATCTTTAAGCATGAAAATGAAGCCAGTCAAGAAGACCTTAATGTTGAAGTTGAACATGAAGCCAAAGAGAATTCTCAG GGTAGAGAAGACGAATCAACTCACAGAAGTCTGGAAGATTCTCTTTCTGATGACTACCTTCTTCAGGATGAGAGCTCTAAGCTCCCCTTTCCAGGGAACCATAACCAGGAG GTGGAAGTTCCTCTACACGATCCCAATAAAGATGCTTCTAAAGATGAAAAGCTAGTAGTAGACTTGATAGAAGCCATTCATGCTGCTGAAAGAAAGCAAGCTGAATCAGATGCTAACatattttctgaagaaaagCGACTGTTGGAG GAGAAGTATAAAAGAGAACTAAAGGATGCTTGGGCAAGGGAACTTATGTATGCTGAAGAGGCTGCAAGCTTAAATAAG GAGCTGAACAAAGAAAGGGTAAAGTCATCTGCTTCAATCAAGTTGCTTGAGGAGAAGGCAGAGGAGAAGCTAAAGGTTGAATTACAGCGAAAG gaagaagaagcagaattGGAGTTGAAAAAAGCGAAGGAGCTTGCAAAAGCAGAAATAGCAGCAGCAATTGCAAGTGAGAAGTCATCCCAGCTAGAGAAACTGGCTGAGGCCAATCTTCAT ATTAATGCTTTATGCATGGCATTTTATGCCCGATCAGAAGAGGCACGCCAAAGTCACTCTGTTCACAAGCTTGTCTTG GGAATTCTTGCTTTAGAAGATGCGTTAGCAAAAGGCCTTCCAATTGGGAAAGAGATATCTTCTCTGCAGACTTCTGTAGATGGCATTGACAGAGACTCGTTTCTAGATCTGGTGCTTTCATCGCTTCCAGATGAGACATTGAAGCTTGGTACATATACACACTTGCAACTAAATCAAAAG TTTGAAGCATCGAAAAGAACACTGCAGCATCTTGCACTTATACcagctggtggtggtggtttgCTAGCACATTCCTTAGCTTTTGTCGCATCTTTTCTTAAG GTGAGAGAAGATACTGAATCAGGAAAAGGTATTGAATCTGTAATTAGTCAAGTGGAGAGATTTTTAGCAGAAGGGAGACTTGCTGAAGCAGCGGAGGCATTGGAGCTTGGTGTGTCTGGTAGCCAGGCAGAGGGGCTTGCATCTGAGTGGGTAAAGTTGGCAAGAAACAGGGCAATAACAGAGCAAGCACTTTCATTGCTCCAATCATATGCTACCGCTGTCAGTTCTACTTAA